A window from Haloarchaeobius amylolyticus encodes these proteins:
- a CDS encoding universal stress protein gives MYEVLLAVDSDEERARAQAEAVADMPGKDEVSVTLFHVFKDNPEGASVSQLSTVRQVREILEEAGMETELAESSGNAAVEIVEHAKEIDADCICVSGRKRSPAGKALFGSTAQGVILDAERPVLVAPPQG, from the coding sequence ATGTACGAGGTACTGCTCGCAGTCGATTCCGACGAGGAACGTGCCCGCGCACAGGCAGAGGCCGTCGCAGACATGCCCGGCAAGGACGAGGTCTCGGTGACCCTGTTCCACGTGTTCAAGGACAACCCCGAGGGGGCGTCGGTGTCCCAGCTCAGCACCGTCCGACAGGTCCGGGAGATACTCGAGGAGGCCGGGATGGAGACCGAACTCGCGGAGTCCAGCGGGAACGCGGCCGTCGAGATCGTCGAGCACGCGAAGGAGATCGACGCGGACTGCATCTGCGTGAGTGGGCGCAAGCGCTCGCCGGCCGGCAAGGCCCTGTTCGGGTCGACCGCACAGGGCGTCATCCTCGACGCCGAGCGGCCGGTCCTCGTGGCCCCGCCGCAGGGCTGA
- a CDS encoding thiolase family protein, whose amino-acid sequence MREAVIVDAVRTPFGKRDGAFRDTHPQDLAAAPLRALAERNDLDTSLVEDVILGCVTPKGDQGSNIARIAPLVAGWSEEVDPDAGPGASWQGSHGAPGVQLNRMCGSGQQAINFAAGQVRAGFQDVVVAGGVEHMTREPMGTDGGSMAETYFEEYEELIPQGESAERIAETWGFTRQDLDEIAVDSQSRWGEAWEEGRYDSQIAPVETELDDEPITVEKDGHPRPGTDVETLSGLPLAFRDEGEGVVHAGNSSGIVDGASATLVCSAEVAEEQGWEPMARIVQTEVCAVDPVMMLTGPIPATKNVLAKADMTVEDIDLFEVNEAFASVVAAWLEETGAPWDRTNVNGGAIAHGHPLGATGSALITKLVHEMERTGAQTALSTMCIGFGQGIATILERVE is encoded by the coding sequence ATGAGAGAAGCCGTCATCGTGGACGCGGTCCGGACGCCGTTCGGCAAGCGCGACGGCGCGTTCCGCGACACCCACCCACAGGACCTCGCGGCCGCGCCGCTGCGGGCGCTCGCCGAGCGCAACGACCTCGACACCTCCCTCGTCGAGGACGTCATCCTCGGCTGTGTCACCCCGAAGGGCGACCAGGGGTCGAACATCGCGCGAATCGCCCCCCTCGTCGCGGGCTGGAGCGAGGAGGTCGACCCCGACGCCGGGCCCGGCGCGTCGTGGCAGGGCAGCCACGGCGCCCCCGGCGTCCAGCTCAACCGGATGTGTGGCTCCGGCCAGCAGGCCATCAACTTCGCCGCGGGGCAGGTACGGGCGGGCTTCCAGGACGTTGTCGTCGCCGGCGGCGTCGAGCACATGACCCGCGAACCGATGGGCACCGACGGCGGCTCGATGGCCGAGACCTACTTCGAGGAGTACGAGGAACTGATTCCCCAGGGCGAGAGCGCAGAGCGCATCGCGGAGACGTGGGGGTTCACCCGGCAGGACCTCGACGAGATCGCGGTCGACTCGCAGTCGCGCTGGGGCGAGGCGTGGGAGGAGGGCCGGTACGACTCCCAGATAGCTCCCGTCGAGACCGAACTCGACGACGAACCCATCACGGTCGAGAAGGACGGCCACCCGCGGCCCGGGACCGACGTGGAGACGCTTTCGGGACTCCCGCTGGCCTTCCGCGACGAGGGCGAGGGCGTCGTCCACGCCGGCAACTCCTCGGGCATCGTCGACGGTGCCTCGGCCACGCTCGTCTGCTCGGCCGAGGTCGCCGAGGAGCAGGGCTGGGAGCCGATGGCCCGCATCGTCCAGACCGAGGTCTGCGCCGTCGACCCCGTGATGATGCTCACCGGCCCCATCCCCGCGACGAAGAACGTGCTGGCGAAGGCCGACATGACGGTCGAGGACATCGACCTGTTCGAGGTCAACGAGGCCTTCGCCAGCGTCGTCGCGGCCTGGCTGGAGGAGACGGGTGCACCGTGGGACCGCACGAACGTCAACGGCGGCGCCATCGCCCACGGCCACCCGCTGGGGGCGACCGGGTCGGCTCTGATTACGAAGCTCGTCCACGAGATGGAGCGCACCGGCGCCCAGACCGCGCTCTCGACCATGTGCATCGGGTTCGGGCAGGGTATCGCGACGATTCTGGAGCGCGTCGAGTAG
- a CDS encoding aldo/keto reductase, translated as MDYRRLGSTGTKVSELCFGTWRFGRETGGVLETDREEAHALLDTFEAHGGNFIDTANVYGNPNGTSEEYIGDWLAERDRDDFVLASKVYFPFDGRGEPGPNDSGLGRKHIRTQIEGTLDRLDTDYLDVYYIHRWDDETPIEETLETLTQLVEDGKVNYLGASTMAAWQLTKALWKSEVEGLERFEVTQPLFHAAYRDDVADYLDVCADQDLAVCPYSPLAGGFLTGKYERADPDDPTQVEAPDGSRGSFDERFSNFYLSARGWEVLDAIRGVADEVDATPAQVALRWLMDQEDFTCIPIVGARTTDQLEENVGAAEISLDAAQFERISEARYDEEGNRWGHRD; from the coding sequence ATGGACTATCGACGACTCGGTTCGACCGGGACGAAGGTCTCCGAACTCTGCTTCGGCACGTGGCGCTTCGGGCGAGAGACCGGCGGCGTCCTCGAAACGGACCGCGAGGAGGCACACGCGTTGCTCGACACCTTCGAGGCCCACGGCGGGAACTTCATCGACACGGCCAACGTCTACGGGAACCCCAACGGGACGAGCGAGGAGTACATCGGCGACTGGCTGGCCGAGCGCGACCGCGACGACTTCGTCCTGGCCTCGAAGGTCTACTTCCCCTTCGACGGCCGGGGTGAGCCTGGGCCGAACGACTCCGGCCTCGGGCGGAAGCACATCCGCACCCAGATAGAGGGGACGCTCGACCGTCTCGACACCGACTACCTCGACGTGTACTACATCCACCGCTGGGACGACGAGACGCCCATCGAGGAGACCCTCGAAACGCTCACCCAGCTCGTCGAGGACGGGAAAGTGAACTACCTCGGCGCGTCGACGATGGCCGCCTGGCAGTTGACCAAGGCGCTCTGGAAGTCGGAGGTCGAGGGGCTCGAACGGTTCGAGGTGACCCAGCCCCTGTTCCACGCGGCCTACCGCGACGACGTGGCGGACTACCTCGACGTCTGTGCCGACCAGGACCTCGCGGTCTGCCCCTACTCGCCGCTCGCCGGGGGCTTCCTCACCGGGAAGTACGAGCGCGCCGACCCGGACGACCCGACCCAGGTGGAGGCGCCCGACGGCTCCCGCGGGAGCTTCGACGAGCGGTTCTCGAACTTCTACCTCTCGGCGCGCGGCTGGGAGGTCCTCGACGCCATCCGGGGTGTCGCCGACGAGGTGGACGCGACCCCCGCCCAGGTCGCGCTGCGCTGGCTGATGGACCAGGAGGACTTCACCTGCATCCCCATCGTGGGCGCGCGGACGACCGACCAGCTGGAGGAGAACGTCGGGGCGGCCGAGATATCCCTCGACGCGGCCCAGTTCGAACGCATCTCGGAGGCACGGTACGACGAGGAGGGGAACCGCTGGGGCCACCGGGACTGA
- a CDS encoding ABC transporter permease subunit, whose protein sequence is MKARRIGTIARKEVSDSVRSRLVWTIVVLVAGLTSVAAGALKFVPGVEADALAGINGATEFAGLLVPIVALVAAYLAIAGERESGSVKVLLGFPPSRAEVVAGKFLGRGAVVAAAISAGYAVSGVVTVAVYGTLPVTAFVLTLLLTALLGVVFVGIAVGLSATTGTRSRAMTASIAVYLVLTLFWDLVPQGAHLLVQGSQPEPPLPGWFVLLQSLSPTGAYSSLVTAVVSWEAGLPGLSGLIAGDLPFYLEPWFLLLVLAAWAAVPLLVGYRAFERADLS, encoded by the coding sequence ATGAAGGCCCGCCGCATCGGGACCATCGCGCGCAAGGAGGTCTCCGACAGCGTCCGCTCCCGCCTCGTCTGGACCATCGTCGTCCTCGTGGCCGGGTTGACCTCGGTCGCCGCGGGCGCGCTCAAGTTCGTCCCCGGCGTCGAGGCCGACGCCCTCGCGGGCATCAACGGCGCGACCGAGTTCGCGGGGCTGCTGGTGCCCATCGTCGCCCTCGTCGCGGCCTACCTCGCCATCGCCGGCGAGCGCGAATCGGGTAGCGTGAAGGTCCTGCTCGGGTTCCCGCCCTCCCGCGCCGAGGTCGTCGCGGGCAAGTTCCTCGGCCGCGGTGCGGTCGTCGCGGCCGCCATCTCGGCCGGCTACGCGGTCTCCGGCGTCGTCACCGTGGCGGTCTACGGGACGCTGCCGGTCACGGCGTTCGTCCTCACCCTGCTGCTCACGGCCCTGCTCGGCGTCGTGTTCGTCGGCATCGCGGTCGGTCTCTCGGCCACGACCGGGACGCGCTCGCGGGCGATGACCGCCTCCATCGCGGTCTACCTCGTGCTGACGCTGTTCTGGGACCTCGTGCCCCAGGGCGCCCACCTGCTCGTCCAGGGCTCGCAGCCGGAACCGCCGCTCCCGGGCTGGTTCGTCCTGCTGCAGAGCCTGAGTCCGACCGGCGCGTACAGTTCGCTCGTGACCGCGGTCGTCAGTTGGGAGGCTGGCCTGCCGGGGCTCTCTGGCCTCATCGCCGGCGATCTCCCGTTCTACCTCGAACCGTGGTTCCTCCTGCTCGTCCTCGCGGCGTGGGCGGCGGTGCCCCTGCTGGTCGGCTACCGGGCGTTCGAACGCGCCGACCTGAGCTGA
- a CDS encoding ABC transporter ATP-binding protein: MAAIETRNLTRRYGESVVAVDSLDLTVEEGEVFGFLGPNGAGKSTTIDMLMDYVRPSEGSALVLGYDAQTETEQVHERVGILPDGYGLYDRLSGRRHLEFAIDLKDAADDPDDLLARVDLDPAAAERPVGGYSKGMTQRIALAIALVGDPDLLVLDEPSSGLDPNGVRLVRDIAQDHAASGGTVFFSSHILPQVEAVCDRVGILNRGRLVAVDTIDGLRETLETGSLISVTVDAIPTGLDLATIEGVTSVHTDGRTIEANCRTPEAKLAVLDEVRAAGAAVQDFGTTEASLEELFTTYTGADTPAGAAAVEAQR; this comes from the coding sequence ATGGCAGCGATAGAGACACGGAACCTCACCAGGCGATACGGCGAGTCCGTCGTCGCGGTGGACAGCCTCGACCTCACCGTCGAGGAGGGCGAAGTGTTCGGCTTCCTCGGCCCGAACGGGGCCGGCAAGTCGACGACCATCGACATGCTCATGGACTACGTCCGGCCCTCCGAGGGGTCGGCGCTGGTTCTGGGCTACGACGCCCAGACCGAGACGGAGCAGGTCCACGAGCGCGTGGGCATCCTCCCCGACGGCTACGGCCTCTACGACCGACTCTCGGGCCGTCGCCACCTCGAGTTCGCCATCGACCTCAAGGACGCCGCCGACGACCCGGACGACCTCCTCGCCCGTGTCGACCTCGACCCCGCGGCCGCCGAGCGTCCGGTCGGGGGCTACTCCAAGGGCATGACCCAGCGCATCGCGCTGGCCATCGCCCTCGTCGGCGACCCGGACCTGCTCGTCCTGGACGAACCCTCCAGCGGGCTGGACCCGAACGGGGTCCGACTCGTGCGGGACATCGCCCAGGACCACGCCGCCTCGGGCGGGACGGTGTTCTTCTCCAGTCACATCCTCCCGCAGGTCGAGGCGGTCTGTGACCGCGTCGGCATCCTGAACCGGGGCCGGCTCGTCGCGGTCGACACCATCGACGGTCTGCGCGAGACGCTGGAGACCGGGTCGCTCATCAGCGTCACGGTCGACGCCATCCCGACCGGCCTCGACCTCGCGACCATCGAGGGTGTCACCTCGGTCCACACCGACGGCCGGACCATCGAGGCGAACTGCCGGACGCCAGAGGCCAAGCTCGCGGTCCTCGACGAGGTGCGGGCAGCCGGGGCGGCCGTCCAGGACTTCGGGACGACCGAGGCCTCCCTCGAGGAGCTGTTCACGACCTACACCGGCGCGGACACGCCAGCCGGGGCGGCAGCCGTGGAGGCACAGCGATGA